One stretch of Roseimicrobium sp. ORNL1 DNA includes these proteins:
- a CDS encoding PVC-type heme-binding CxxCH protein has translation MKHRSVLPCLLAFAGLSNSLLPAQQRAQIQLQSDARKIESKTTYAKAYGETKGAVTVDPAKDLPRYPAVEPKDAIATFQVKKGFGLEFAAHEPNVRSPIAISFDEHGRMFVCEMIDYSEMRDATPHLGRISMLEDKDGDGFFETAKVFADNLAWPTGLICANGGVFVIATPDIIFFKDTDGDGKSDVRDTIYTGFGTGLKILNVQGMANCPQWGLDNRIHVQAGGGNRGKVKCLKRPELPEMELGGRDFWFDPRTLEFGLEAGGGQYGMSFDDWGRKYVCSNSDHLQFFIYDDRFANRNPFFTMPPTKRSVAVDGGAAEVFRISPDEPWRIIRTRWRVAGVVKGAVEGGGRVSGYFTGATGTTVYRGDAYGPEFANNTFSGDAGGQLVHRKVISPDGVSVKGARPADEQGYEFAASKDTWVRTVNFANGPDGHLYLCDMYREVIEHPWSIPDEIKKHIDLNSGNDRGRIYRIIKSGEKPKKVTPLADASLQQLVNTLESPNGWHRDCAARLIYERNEKGAVPLLDGLIRKTSNPLAKLHALGCLDGFNALTDEHLIIALKDANEHVRARAVMLAAIRTDGKAPSPALWKELETLEKDPSPRVRLHLAFLIGAMSDGSKQGGANPYTAALALAEASADDEYITSAILAAPPQRALRLLENVIGSKSAPLQSKFAGDLILIIGSAGEPDANRYVLKLLSSTDLPATSRNSWISAYTQGLKRAGTTLEKVDKEGKLAAVFTSAATVAANAAAGEPARLDAIAFMESAPFAKAREALTPCLASGQPEAVQAAAIKTLATWSADEATKAIIDQWSAYAPKAREAALAALIARPARISALLTAMQADGEKSIKPADLSAAQVQALLKMEDQSIAKSAREVLASVIPPSRESVIAKFQPALTSKGDAAKGQMIYMQRCFTCHRAADQGLEVGPDLITVKTKGRDALLTAILDPHKEVAPQYIAYLVNTKDGQTLSGIITQDEAASMTIKMMGGAQLNIPRSNIKGSSSSSQSLMPEGLETGMTTQEMADLLDFIEGLK, from the coding sequence ATGAAGCATCGCTCCGTGCTCCCCTGTCTTCTGGCTTTTGCCGGACTGTCGAACTCCCTCCTGCCTGCGCAGCAACGGGCGCAAATCCAACTGCAGAGTGACGCGAGGAAAATCGAGTCCAAGACCACCTATGCGAAGGCGTATGGCGAAACGAAAGGTGCGGTCACCGTGGATCCTGCGAAGGATCTGCCACGCTATCCTGCCGTGGAGCCGAAGGACGCCATCGCCACCTTCCAGGTGAAGAAGGGCTTCGGATTGGAGTTTGCCGCACATGAGCCCAACGTGCGCTCTCCCATCGCCATCAGCTTCGATGAACACGGGCGCATGTTTGTGTGCGAGATGATCGACTACTCGGAGATGCGTGATGCGACTCCACACCTCGGTCGCATCTCCATGCTGGAGGACAAGGATGGAGACGGCTTCTTTGAAACGGCAAAGGTATTTGCCGACAACCTTGCGTGGCCCACGGGGCTCATCTGCGCAAATGGCGGTGTGTTTGTGATTGCGACACCGGACATCATCTTCTTCAAGGACACGGATGGTGATGGAAAGTCAGACGTGCGCGACACCATCTACACCGGCTTCGGCACGGGGCTGAAAATTCTCAATGTGCAGGGTATGGCCAACTGTCCGCAGTGGGGTCTCGACAATCGCATCCACGTGCAAGCCGGTGGTGGCAATCGTGGCAAGGTGAAGTGCCTGAAGCGCCCTGAGCTGCCGGAGATGGAACTGGGCGGACGCGACTTCTGGTTTGACCCGCGCACGCTGGAATTCGGCCTTGAAGCAGGCGGCGGACAGTACGGCATGAGTTTCGATGACTGGGGCCGCAAGTACGTGTGCAGCAACAGCGACCACTTGCAGTTCTTCATCTACGACGACCGCTTCGCGAATCGGAATCCGTTCTTCACAATGCCTCCGACCAAGCGTAGCGTGGCCGTGGATGGAGGCGCGGCAGAAGTCTTCCGCATCAGCCCGGACGAGCCGTGGCGCATCATCCGCACACGCTGGCGTGTGGCTGGAGTGGTAAAGGGTGCAGTGGAGGGGGGTGGTCGTGTCAGTGGCTACTTCACCGGGGCAACTGGGACCACGGTCTATCGCGGTGATGCGTATGGGCCGGAATTCGCAAACAACACCTTCTCCGGCGACGCCGGCGGTCAGCTCGTGCATCGCAAGGTTATCTCGCCCGATGGCGTGAGCGTGAAAGGCGCGCGGCCGGCGGATGAGCAAGGTTATGAATTCGCCGCCAGCAAAGACACCTGGGTGCGCACGGTGAACTTCGCCAATGGACCCGATGGTCATCTTTATCTCTGCGACATGTATCGCGAGGTGATTGAGCATCCCTGGAGCATTCCGGACGAGATCAAGAAACACATCGACCTGAACAGCGGTAATGACCGCGGCCGCATCTACCGCATCATCAAGAGTGGAGAGAAGCCAAAGAAGGTCACTCCTCTGGCAGACGCATCCTTGCAGCAGCTGGTCAATACGCTGGAGAGCCCCAATGGATGGCATCGTGACTGTGCCGCACGCTTGATCTATGAGCGCAACGAGAAAGGCGCCGTGCCCTTGCTCGATGGCCTGATCAGGAAGACCTCCAATCCCCTCGCAAAGCTGCACGCACTCGGCTGCCTCGATGGCTTCAATGCGCTGACGGACGAACATCTCATCATCGCGCTCAAGGACGCCAATGAGCACGTGCGCGCCCGTGCGGTGATGCTGGCTGCGATTCGGACAGATGGGAAGGCTCCCTCCCCTGCCCTGTGGAAGGAACTGGAGACGCTGGAGAAGGATCCCTCGCCGCGTGTGCGCCTGCATCTCGCCTTTTTGATAGGCGCCATGAGCGATGGTTCCAAACAAGGTGGAGCAAATCCGTATACTGCCGCTCTCGCACTCGCCGAGGCTTCGGCAGATGATGAATACATCACCTCAGCCATCCTGGCCGCACCACCTCAGCGTGCGTTGCGCCTGCTGGAGAATGTCATCGGCTCGAAGTCCGCACCACTGCAGTCGAAATTTGCCGGGGATCTCATTCTCATCATCGGCAGCGCTGGTGAGCCCGATGCGAATCGTTATGTGCTGAAGCTTCTGTCGTCCACGGACCTGCCCGCGACCTCACGCAACTCGTGGATTAGCGCCTATACGCAAGGCTTGAAGCGTGCCGGCACGACACTCGAGAAGGTCGACAAGGAAGGCAAGCTCGCGGCAGTGTTCACCAGTGCAGCCACCGTGGCGGCCAATGCTGCGGCCGGCGAACCCGCGCGGCTGGATGCCATCGCCTTCATGGAGTCAGCTCCATTCGCGAAAGCCCGGGAAGCGCTCACTCCTTGCCTTGCCTCCGGGCAGCCGGAAGCGGTGCAAGCTGCGGCGATAAAGACGCTCGCCACCTGGTCCGCGGATGAGGCGACGAAGGCCATCATCGACCAGTGGTCCGCCTATGCCCCGAAAGCGCGTGAAGCCGCCCTGGCAGCCCTCATTGCACGGCCTGCCCGCATCAGCGCTCTCCTTACTGCGATGCAGGCCGATGGCGAGAAGAGCATCAAGCCCGCCGATCTGAGCGCCGCCCAAGTGCAAGCCCTGCTGAAGATGGAGGACCAGTCCATCGCCAAGTCCGCACGTGAAGTGCTGGCCAGCGTGATCCCGCCTTCTCGTGAATCAGTCATCGCCAAGTTCCAACCAGCACTCACCTCCAAGGGCGATGCAGCCAAGGGGCAGATGATCTACATGCAGCGCTGCTTTACCTGCCACCGCGCAGCAGATCAGGGCCTGGAGGTTGGGCCAGATCTCATCACCGTGAAAACGAAGGGACGTGATGCCCTGCTCACCGCCATTCTGGATCCGCACAAGGAAGTCGCGCCGCAATACATCGCCTATCTGGTGAACACCAAAGATGGCCAGACGCTGAGCGGCATCATCACCCAGGACGAGGCTGCGAGCATGACCATCAAGATGATGGGTGGCGCGCAGCTCAACATCCCGCGCAGCAACATCAAGGGCTCGTCCTCTTCCTCACAGAGCCTGATGCCCGAGGGTCTCGAAACCGGCATGACCACGCAAGAGATGGCAGACCTGCTCGATTTCATCGAGGGACTCAAGTAA
- the ilvD gene encoding dihydroxy-acid dehydratase, whose product MLSDIIKSGPRRAPHRSLLRATGAIQSEEDWNKPFIAIANSFVQIIPGHAHLDVVGRKVREAVRAAGGVPFEFNTIGVDDGIAMGHTGMKYSLASREIIADSVETMLRAHCFDGVVCIPNCDKITPGMMMAVARVDIPAVFVSGGPMQTGRDPVTGRALDLSSVFEAVGAHAAQRISESQLNDIERNACPTCGSCSGMFTANSMNCLCEALGLALPGNGSILATDPARDYLFAEAGRAIVELVRRDLRPSHILTREAFENALTLDMAMGGSSNTVLHTLAIAREAGVPLSMQDFNEVSDRIPHLCKVAPSGIHYMSDIHRAGGVSAILKTLCEKPGAIHEECLTVTGKTLGENISHAQVQDAEVIRPLDRAYSERGGLAILFGNLAPNGSVVKAAGVAPSMMQFRGPAVIFESQESATTGILTGQVKAGDVVIIRYEGPKGGPGMQEMLSPTASIAGRGLGESVALITDGRFSGATRGGSIGHVSPEAAAGGPIALVQPGDLIEIDIPARKLTLCVDDAELTKRKATWEQSPPMGMQKMKDVPRGYLHRYAKLVGSADVGAMLV is encoded by the coding sequence ATGCTCAGCGACATCATCAAGTCCGGCCCGCGCCGGGCACCCCACCGTTCCCTGCTTCGTGCCACGGGTGCGATTCAATCCGAAGAGGATTGGAACAAGCCCTTCATCGCGATAGCAAACTCCTTCGTGCAAATCATCCCCGGCCATGCGCATCTGGATGTGGTGGGGCGGAAGGTGCGCGAGGCGGTGCGCGCCGCAGGTGGCGTGCCGTTTGAGTTCAACACCATCGGCGTGGATGACGGCATCGCCATGGGCCACACGGGCATGAAGTACTCCCTGGCCTCTCGCGAGATCATCGCGGACAGCGTGGAGACCATGCTGCGTGCCCACTGCTTCGATGGCGTGGTGTGCATTCCGAACTGCGACAAGATCACGCCCGGTATGATGATGGCCGTGGCGCGTGTGGATATTCCAGCGGTATTCGTCTCCGGAGGCCCTATGCAGACCGGTCGCGATCCGGTGACGGGCCGTGCGCTGGATCTCTCCTCCGTGTTCGAGGCGGTGGGCGCGCATGCGGCACAACGCATCAGCGAGAGCCAGCTCAACGACATTGAGCGGAATGCATGCCCCACATGCGGCTCGTGCTCCGGCATGTTCACCGCAAACTCCATGAACTGCCTGTGCGAGGCTCTCGGGCTCGCGCTTCCGGGGAATGGCTCCATCCTCGCCACCGACCCGGCACGGGATTACCTCTTTGCCGAAGCCGGACGCGCGATCGTGGAACTCGTGCGGCGTGACCTGCGCCCCTCACACATCCTCACACGTGAGGCGTTTGAAAATGCACTCACGCTGGACATGGCCATGGGCGGCTCATCGAACACCGTGCTGCACACCCTGGCCATCGCCCGCGAAGCCGGAGTGCCGCTGAGCATGCAGGACTTCAATGAAGTGAGCGACCGCATTCCGCACCTGTGCAAGGTCGCGCCCAGCGGCATCCACTACATGTCGGACATCCATCGCGCCGGCGGCGTGTCTGCCATCCTGAAGACACTCTGCGAAAAACCAGGCGCGATTCATGAAGAGTGTCTCACCGTCACCGGGAAGACGCTTGGGGAAAATATCTCCCATGCGCAGGTGCAGGATGCGGAAGTGATTCGTCCGCTCGACCGCGCATACTCCGAGCGTGGTGGTCTGGCCATCCTCTTTGGCAATCTCGCTCCGAATGGCTCCGTGGTGAAGGCCGCCGGCGTCGCGCCCTCCATGATGCAGTTCCGCGGGCCAGCCGTGATTTTTGAATCGCAGGAGTCCGCCACCACCGGCATCCTCACCGGCCAGGTGAAGGCCGGAGATGTGGTCATCATTCGCTACGAGGGCCCCAAGGGTGGTCCCGGCATGCAGGAGATGCTTTCCCCCACTGCCTCCATCGCCGGTCGCGGTCTTGGCGAATCCGTGGCGCTCATCACGGATGGCCGTTTCTCCGGCGCCACGCGTGGTGGCTCGATCGGCCACGTGTCTCCGGAAGCGGCTGCTGGTGGACCCATCGCACTGGTACAGCCGGGCGACCTCATTGAAATCGATATCCCCGCGCGCAAGCTCACGCTGTGTGTAGATGATGCGGAGCTTACGAAACGGAAAGCTACCTGGGAGCAATCACCCCCGATGGGAATGCAAAAGATGAAGGACGTCCCACGCGGGTATCTGCATCGTTATGCGAAGCTGGTGGGCAGTGCGGATGTGGGAGCGATGCTGGTATAG
- a CDS encoding LysR substrate-binding domain-containing protein, with the protein MDYTLRELECFTAVAEELSFTRAARRLHLAQPPLSRHIRVLEEKMGVRLFERDQHGVSLTTAGGLFYEETRGILPQLSRAGEAVRRAARGETARLRLGFVSAVLSAELVETFRKFRAAHAQVQVMLHDSPPAEQLQAITEGRLDGGFVGLMPEDHPAGVKFVPWRKEPLLCFLPAGHPLAKVKTNAKHVAQKKYHIALADLARESFIAVSAGAAPAFATHVHSLCREAGFRPRIVLESPRAQAVAVMVAAGSGVALLPESLAHLMGKAVSALPLKELPEITHVFAHGPGRMSGAMREFLDLLTADGC; encoded by the coding sequence ATGGACTACACCCTGCGCGAACTGGAGTGCTTCACCGCCGTGGCGGAGGAGCTGTCGTTCACCCGCGCGGCACGTCGCTTGCATCTAGCCCAGCCGCCCCTCTCACGGCACATCCGTGTGCTGGAGGAGAAGATGGGCGTGCGCCTCTTCGAGCGAGACCAGCATGGGGTTTCCCTCACAACTGCCGGAGGCCTCTTTTATGAAGAAACGCGCGGCATCCTCCCACAGCTCTCCCGCGCAGGGGAAGCCGTGCGCCGTGCCGCGCGTGGTGAGACTGCACGCCTGCGTCTGGGCTTCGTGAGTGCCGTGCTCAGTGCGGAACTGGTGGAGACCTTTCGCAAGTTCCGCGCCGCCCATGCGCAGGTGCAGGTGATGCTGCATGACAGCCCACCTGCTGAGCAGCTTCAAGCTATCACTGAAGGTCGACTCGACGGTGGCTTCGTGGGCTTGATGCCAGAAGACCATCCCGCCGGGGTAAAGTTCGTCCCGTGGCGGAAGGAGCCGCTGCTGTGCTTCCTGCCAGCTGGACATCCATTGGCGAAGGTGAAGACGAACGCGAAGCATGTCGCGCAAAAGAAATACCACATCGCCCTCGCAGACCTCGCGCGTGAGTCCTTCATCGCCGTGAGCGCCGGAGCAGCACCCGCCTTTGCCACGCATGTGCACAGCTTGTGTCGCGAGGCAGGCTTCCGACCGCGCATTGTGCTGGAGTCACCGCGTGCTCAAGCCGTGGCCGTGATGGTGGCCGCAGGTTCCGGTGTGGCCTTGCTGCCGGAGAGCTTGGCACACTTGATGGGCAAAGCAGTGTCCGCTTTGCCGCTGAAGGAATTACCCGAAATCACTCATGTCTTTGCCCACGGCCCCGGCAGGATGAGCGGCGCGATGCGGGAGTTCCTGGATTTGCTGACTGCGGATGGATGCTGA
- a CDS encoding GDSL-type esterase/lipase family protein, giving the protein MKRNPFATFASFCGYLLTCIFAVDAAAQETIRIITLGDSITKAVRPGVTAEQSFAALVQMQLRAQGVNVEVQNVGIGGERTDQALLRLDKAVISQKPHLATIMYGTNDGWVDKGKTESRLPLDKYEANLRELVARLKAANIQPVLMTEPMFGEKNQKNGVDEDGNVRLAQYMELCRKVARETETPLVDHFGHWGFMATKLKQVLQDWTTDGCHPNPLGQEILAQRITQVLLPLTQRLAEEHQAWQSDVPYRVKVDVLTQGYDGKMCWVHPRAGIIPGNPNSVVFTMQRLLLTGSDVFYALNDMRSDDLGKTWTAPKEHLAELGRRNEENGIVVATCDFWPKWHAKSGKLLGIGHTVRYENNKVMHQRKRETSFSVYDDKSRTWTPWAMLDMPAEDKFYNSGAGCVQRVDLENGDILLPIYFQAKGDKYYRVTVLRCSFDGKTLKYVSQSNELTLESGRGVYEPSLTRWKGKYYLTLRNDTAGYVSMSEDGQTFGPIKKWTWEDGSELGTYNTQAHWVNHDDALYLVYTRRGAYNDHIMRNRAPLFMAQVDTDKLVVRRDTERIILPENGSRFGNFGITEVNENETWVTDSDWMQTHGPNYIIPKSNAYGADDRIYAARILWAKPNAGWDKR; this is encoded by the coding sequence ATGAAGCGAAATCCCTTTGCGACTTTTGCGTCTTTTTGCGGCTATCTCCTCACCTGCATCTTCGCTGTTGACGCTGCAGCACAGGAAACGATTCGCATCATCACCCTGGGTGATTCCATCACCAAGGCGGTACGGCCCGGGGTGACGGCAGAGCAGAGCTTCGCCGCTCTGGTGCAAATGCAGCTCCGCGCACAGGGCGTGAATGTCGAGGTGCAGAACGTGGGCATCGGCGGCGAGCGGACCGACCAAGCCCTGCTTCGATTGGACAAAGCCGTCATTTCGCAGAAGCCGCATCTCGCGACCATCATGTACGGCACGAACGATGGATGGGTGGACAAGGGGAAGACGGAGAGTCGCCTTCCGCTCGACAAGTACGAGGCAAACCTGCGCGAACTGGTAGCACGCCTGAAGGCTGCGAACATCCAACCCGTGCTCATGACGGAACCGATGTTCGGCGAGAAAAATCAGAAGAACGGCGTGGATGAAGATGGGAACGTGCGGCTGGCCCAATACATGGAGCTGTGCCGCAAGGTGGCGCGCGAGACCGAGACACCACTGGTGGATCACTTCGGTCACTGGGGATTCATGGCGACGAAGCTCAAGCAGGTGCTGCAGGACTGGACCACGGATGGCTGTCACCCGAATCCACTCGGACAGGAGATTCTGGCGCAGCGCATCACCCAGGTGCTGCTGCCGCTGACCCAACGCCTCGCCGAAGAGCACCAGGCGTGGCAGAGTGATGTGCCTTATCGCGTAAAGGTGGATGTGCTCACACAGGGCTACGACGGCAAAATGTGCTGGGTGCACCCGCGTGCCGGGATCATCCCGGGCAATCCGAACTCCGTGGTCTTCACCATGCAGCGATTGCTCCTCACGGGCAGCGATGTCTTCTACGCACTGAACGACATGCGCTCCGATGACCTCGGCAAGACATGGACCGCGCCGAAAGAGCATCTCGCCGAGCTTGGGCGTCGCAATGAGGAAAATGGCATCGTGGTGGCCACCTGTGACTTCTGGCCCAAGTGGCATGCGAAGTCCGGCAAGCTACTGGGCATCGGCCACACGGTGCGCTACGAAAACAACAAGGTCATGCACCAGCGCAAGCGTGAAACCAGCTTCTCCGTGTACGACGATAAGAGCCGCACATGGACGCCATGGGCCATGCTGGACATGCCTGCTGAGGACAAGTTCTACAACAGCGGAGCAGGCTGCGTGCAGCGTGTGGATCTTGAGAACGGTGACATCCTGCTGCCCATCTACTTCCAAGCCAAAGGTGACAAGTACTACCGCGTCACGGTGCTTCGTTGTTCCTTCGATGGCAAGACGTTGAAGTATGTGAGCCAGAGCAATGAACTCACGCTGGAATCTGGACGCGGTGTGTATGAACCCTCCCTCACGCGGTGGAAGGGAAAATATTACCTCACCCTTCGCAATGACACCGCCGGCTATGTGAGCATGAGCGAGGATGGCCAGACCTTTGGTCCCATCAAGAAATGGACCTGGGAAGATGGCAGCGAACTCGGCACTTACAACACGCAAGCCCATTGGGTGAATCACGATGACGCGCTCTACCTCGTGTACACCCGTCGTGGCGCGTACAATGACCACATCATGCGCAATCGCGCCCCGCTCTTCATGGCACAGGTGGATACAGACAAGCTGGTGGTGCGCCGCGATACCGAGCGCATCATCCTGCCCGAGAATGGCTCACGCTTTGGCAACTTCGGCATCACCGAGGTGAATGAGAATGAGACCTGGGTGACCGATTCCGACTGGATGCAAACCCACGGCCCGAACTACATCATCCCCAAGTCCAACGCCTATGGCGCGGATGACCGGATCTATGCGGCACGCATCCTGTGGGCGAAGCCGAATGCGGGGTGGGATAAGCGATAG
- a CDS encoding TlpA disulfide reductase family protein produces MPSIRRRTSFPAVLAAAVGACVLAVTVSTTLSGMPPPAKGGSGDLIGTRAPEWRLDGWLNSKPLKLADLRGKVVLVRWWTAPECPHCAATAPVLNEFHKEYADKGLVIVGVYHHKSRTPLKDSDVAAHAQRLGFQFPVAIDREWTTLKQWWLETGDRPWTSVSFLIDRQGVIRHIHEGGRYEKGSDDAKLMEEKIKALLGEG; encoded by the coding sequence ATGCCATCCATCCGTCGTCGTACATCATTCCCCGCCGTGCTGGCTGCTGCGGTGGGCGCGTGTGTTCTTGCCGTGACCGTGAGCACTACACTCTCAGGCATGCCGCCACCCGCCAAAGGTGGTTCGGGCGATCTCATCGGCACGCGCGCTCCGGAGTGGCGTCTGGATGGATGGCTGAACTCCAAACCGCTGAAGCTCGCCGACCTGCGTGGCAAGGTGGTGCTGGTGCGCTGGTGGACTGCTCCTGAATGTCCCCACTGTGCGGCCACCGCCCCGGTGCTGAATGAATTTCACAAGGAGTATGCCGACAAGGGGCTCGTGATCGTGGGTGTGTACCACCACAAGAGTCGCACACCGCTCAAGGATTCAGACGTGGCGGCGCATGCCCAACGTCTGGGTTTCCAGTTCCCCGTGGCGATTGATCGCGAGTGGACCACGTTGAAGCAGTGGTGGCTCGAGACCGGTGACCGTCCCTGGACCAGTGTGAGCTTCCTCATTGATAGGCAGGGTGTGATACGCCACATCCACGAAGGCGGTCGGTACGAGAAGGGCAGCGATGACGCGAAGCTGATGGAGGAGAAGATCAAGGCATTGCTGGGCGAGGGGTGA
- a CDS encoding DEAD/DEAH box helicase produces MDFATVWQHLHSKEWMWTFGRNAVEGTQLAKAGRVRVRNAELVDGRDLEITAHVTDTRLTLYETTVTLRWQEQKRVTILSRCLCPAGTLCKHAAALVAHASDRQHQPEIEERVTKPPPPPPPEPKAADAPAAKPVRVEQHAKAAPKPLLLLRRIDASLPGKDAKSAKPLRLPVADPMVIYPGCPDRLSILVRSPEHVWHTADDVKHRMPRDLDAERALLREIMFLGLLPFMEAHPGVLTSAPLNHLAVLQGHELEFWKTFRQKDAPQLEKCGWRIEASNDFGFDVIPLQDHHWVTELSTEGAQGMIYSLEMGVEIEGRRVSLIPILAEAVQQGLTVQEVTESPDAPFLFVVPELGERLISLPGHRLLPILTILHELFTPGAKKKGKLMVDRLRAAQLGMQQGMALQMPKELSALGEKLASFTELPQVELPSGLRATLRPYQQEGLRWLQFLREYGLHGILADDMGLGKTVQTISHLCTEVESGRADRPSLILAPTSVLRNWASEIKKFAPALRVMILHGENRRERFPYIRQQHVVITSYPLLIRDIEKLQTYEWHVAVLDEAHGIKNARAKAAQAARSLNARHRLCLTGTPMENHLGELWSLFHFLMPGFLGEQDAFRAFFRNPIEKKQCANAQQRLSARLQPVMLRRTKDAVAKDLPPKTEILNTIELDKTQADLYETIRAAVHKTVKEAIDAQGVERSHLIVLDALLKLRQVCCHPHLLKTESAKKVETSAKTEFLMEELLPELLEEGRRILIFSQFTQMLELLEQQFVEKGLRFVKLTGSTADREKPVREFQEGKVPLFLISLKAGGVGLNLTTADTVIHYDPWWNPAAEAQATDRAHRIGQTRPVFVHKLICQGTIEERIVEMQRRKSALITGLLTGSTESLKLTHEDIKELLSPL; encoded by the coding sequence ATGGATTTCGCAACAGTCTGGCAGCATCTGCATTCGAAAGAATGGATGTGGACCTTCGGCCGCAATGCGGTGGAAGGCACCCAGCTTGCGAAGGCCGGCCGCGTGCGGGTGCGGAATGCTGAGCTGGTCGATGGCCGCGACCTGGAGATTACTGCGCACGTCACGGATACACGGCTCACGCTGTATGAGACCACGGTGACGCTACGCTGGCAGGAGCAGAAGCGAGTCACCATCCTGAGTCGTTGCCTGTGCCCCGCAGGCACGCTTTGCAAACATGCCGCGGCGCTCGTGGCGCACGCGAGTGACAGGCAGCATCAGCCCGAGATCGAGGAGCGCGTGACGAAGCCACCCCCGCCTCCTCCGCCTGAGCCGAAGGCCGCCGACGCACCGGCCGCGAAGCCGGTCCGTGTTGAACAACACGCCAAAGCCGCGCCAAAGCCGCTGCTGCTGCTGCGTCGTATCGACGCATCTTTGCCAGGCAAGGATGCAAAGTCCGCGAAGCCACTGCGCCTCCCTGTGGCAGACCCGATGGTGATCTATCCCGGCTGTCCGGACAGGCTCTCCATCCTGGTGCGCTCACCGGAGCATGTGTGGCACACGGCAGATGACGTGAAGCACCGCATGCCGCGTGACCTGGATGCAGAGCGAGCTCTCCTGCGTGAGATCATGTTCCTGGGCCTGCTCCCCTTCATGGAGGCGCACCCGGGCGTGCTCACGAGCGCGCCGTTGAACCACCTCGCGGTCCTTCAGGGTCATGAGCTGGAATTTTGGAAGACCTTCCGCCAGAAGGATGCGCCGCAGTTGGAGAAGTGTGGCTGGCGCATCGAGGCCTCAAATGACTTCGGCTTCGATGTGATCCCGTTGCAGGATCATCACTGGGTCACCGAGCTCAGCACCGAGGGCGCGCAGGGCATGATCTACTCGCTGGAGATGGGCGTGGAGATTGAGGGGCGTCGCGTGTCGCTGATCCCCATTCTCGCAGAGGCGGTGCAGCAGGGGCTCACCGTGCAGGAGGTGACAGAAAGTCCGGATGCGCCCTTCCTCTTCGTGGTGCCGGAGCTGGGCGAGCGACTCATTTCCCTGCCGGGCCATCGTCTGCTGCCCATCCTCACCATCCTGCATGAACTCTTCACGCCCGGGGCGAAGAAGAAGGGTAAACTCATGGTGGATCGCCTGCGTGCAGCACAACTCGGCATGCAGCAGGGCATGGCGCTGCAGATGCCCAAGGAGCTCAGCGCGCTGGGAGAAAAGCTCGCGTCCTTCACCGAGCTACCCCAGGTGGAGCTGCCTTCGGGACTACGCGCTACGCTGCGCCCGTATCAGCAGGAGGGCCTCCGCTGGCTGCAATTCCTCCGCGAGTACGGCCTGCATGGCATCCTTGCCGATGACATGGGTCTGGGGAAGACCGTGCAGACCATCTCGCATCTCTGCACGGAGGTGGAGTCCGGCCGCGCAGACCGGCCCAGCCTCATCCTCGCACCCACGAGTGTGCTGCGGAACTGGGCGTCTGAGATCAAGAAATTCGCGCCTGCGTTGCGCGTGATGATTCTGCATGGAGAGAATCGTCGCGAACGCTTCCCGTACATCCGCCAGCAGCATGTGGTCATCACCTCCTATCCATTGCTGATACGAGACATTGAGAAGCTGCAAACCTACGAATGGCATGTAGCCGTGCTGGATGAGGCGCACGGCATCAAGAACGCAAGGGCGAAGGCCGCCCAGGCCGCACGTTCGCTGAATGCGAGGCATCGTCTCTGCCTCACAGGCACGCCGATGGAGAACCACCTCGGGGAGCTGTGGAGTCTCTTCCACTTCCTCATGCCCGGCTTCCTCGGTGAGCAGGATGCCTTCCGCGCTTTCTTCCGGAATCCGATTGAAAAGAAGCAATGCGCCAATGCGCAGCAGCGCCTCTCCGCGCGTCTGCAGCCGGTCATGCTGCGCCGTACGAAGGACGCCGTGGCCAAGGACCTGCCACCCAAGACGGAAATCCTCAACACCATCGAGCTCGACAAGACGCAGGCGGATCTCTACGAGACCATCCGCGCCGCCGTGCACAAGACGGTGAAGGAAGCCATCGACGCCCAGGGAGTGGAGCGCAGCCATCTCATCGTACTGGATGCCCTGCTGAAACTTCGCCAGGTCTGCTGCCACCCGCATCTGCTGAAGACGGAGAGCGCGAAGAAGGTTGAGACCTCTGCCAAGACGGAGTTCCTCATGGAGGAGTTGCTGCCCGAGCTGCTGGAGGAAGGCCGACGCATCCTTATCTTCTCCCAGTTCACACAGATGCTGGAACTGCTGGAGCAGCAGTTCGTGGAAAAGGGACTGCGCTTTGTGAAGCTCACCGGCAGCACCGCGGATCGAGAGAAGCCCGTGCGCGAGTTTCAAGAGGGCAAGGTGCCGCTCTTCCTCATTTCGCTGAAGGCCGGTGGTGTTGGCTTGAACCTCACCACGGCAGACACGGTGATTCATTATGATCCGTGGTGGAATCCCGCTGCCGAAGCGCAAGCCACAGACCGCGCGCATCGTATCGGGCAGACGCGACCGGTGTTCGTGCACAAGCTCATCTGTCAGGGCACGATTGAAGAGCGCATTGTGGAGATGCAACGGCGGAAGAGTGCGCTGATCACCGGCTTGCTCACGGGCAGCACAGAGTCCTTGAAGCTCACGCATGAGGATATCAAGGAGCTGTTGTCGCCGCTGTGA